A single Neospora caninum Liverpool complete genome, chromosome VIIb DNA region contains:
- a CDS encoding putative cyclin H, whose amino-acid sequence MASASPASSLFAHTSRELSNPGPASSAASSSSSSSSSSSFSTSWPGCSSHLRRWVFRPEALQALRAEAHEAACRSLLRLRRRRKGESEGATSEDASASVPGLKALLDLTEYFALQLVLICKRKRIKLPVIETACVYLHRFWCTRSPLCYDIRLVIFACLLLALKAEDVARHYSLGDLLGDIAELDIGEVLRLELPVCDALDFHILVLHTRGPLATLMQQIFFLSLAQPEGASKRTGVAAVSPLQTSECRAGETCECSEKDEAETERDDPSRRVSAESEADDDAKWRLAWPSALRKLHEQSEAEISLMFVSSTLPLVHPPAILAIAAVLSAARNPSCAEALAAGGFSSVEKLVRRAVCTDLQVRTLKRKAEQDDASATLKRAKKEEPEGIIKAEFSADDAPDGARDVETNASPMPSASMASPGHSGAKRAEQSVATQDEGTGSRREGKAGGESAAEEGDGQVEAIWRACLEAPIAHIHEELGRIRDLQHRVHQQQVGESMGQILEACIDAIEEMQQADGEAETGRASGSARYGRGGSGSEDKKEKRKKKEKKKKRRREQAENPPDDGKRGEDRLPSQDASAVASQIDSDFALCLLQVGGANADGQGETRGLPSAAAAELREEPSDEQLVTSSDVSGNSSVVTSRP is encoded by the exons ATGGCATCTGCGTCTCcagcctcctctctcttcgcgcacACTTCGCGGGAACTCTCTAACCCAGGCCCAGCAAgctctgctgcctcttcctcttcttcctcgtcttcctcttcttctttctccactTCTTGGCCAGGATGTAGCAGTCATTTGCGGCGCTGGGTTTTCCGCCCTGAGGCGTTGCAGGCACTGCGTGCCGAGGCGCACGAGGCTGCATGTcggtcgcttcttcgcctccgcaggcgacggaaaggcgagagcgaaggcgcgactTCGGAGgacgcgtctgcctccgttCCGGGGCTGAAGGCTCTCTTGGACCTCACGGAGTACTTTGCCTTGCAGTTGGTGCTCATTTGCAAACGGAAGCGCATCAAACTGCCTGTCATTGAGACGGCCTGCGTGTACCTACACCG ATTCTGGTGCACGCGAAGTCCCCTGTGCTACGACATTCGTCTCGTCAtctttgcctgtctcctgctcgCCCTCAAGGCCGAAGATGTCGCCCGGCACTACAGTCTGGGA GATCTTTTGGGCGACATTGCAGAACTCGACATTGGGGAAGTCCTACGTCTGGAGCTTCCCGTGTGCGATGCGCTCGACTTCCACATTCTTGTTCTCCACACCCGCGGTCCCCTGGCGACTTTGATGCAGCAGAttttctttttgtctctggcCCAGCCAGAGGGCGCCTCAAAGCGCACCGGAgtcgctgccgtctcgccgctgcagacAAGCGAGTGCCGAGCAGGCGAGACTTGTGAATGCAGcgaaaaggacgaggcggagacggaaagagacgaccCGAGCAGACGAGTGTCTGCTGAGTCTGAGGCGGACGACGACGCGAAGTGGCGGCTGGCGTGGCCTTCTGCCCTACGGAAACTGCACgaacagagcgaggcggaaatCTCTCTCATGTTCGTGTCATCCACACTTCCGCTTGTTCACCCTCCCGCCATCCTTGCCATCGCCGCGGTTCTGTCCGCTGCCCGAAATCCTTCTTGCGCCGAGGCGCTGGCCGCCGGCGGATTCTCCAGTGTCGAGAAACTGGTCAGACGggctgtctgtacagacCTACAGGTGCGCACCCTGAAGCGAAAGGCGGAGCAGGACGATGCCAGTGCGACACTGAaacgggcgaagaaggaagagcccGAGGGCATAATTAAGGCAGAATTCAGCGCCGACGACGCGCCTGACGGAGCGCGGGATGTGGAGACAAACGCGTCGCCCATGCCCAGCGCATCGATGGCATCACCTGGACACAGCGGGGCGAAAAGAGCCGAACAAAGCGTTGCCACTCAAGACGAAGGGACAGGAAGCAGAAGGGAGGGCAAGGCGGGGGGCGAAAGTgctgcagaggaaggcgatgGCCAAGTCGAAGCCATCTGGCGGGCGTGCCTCGAGGCGCCTATCGCTCACATCCATGAAGAACTAGGTCGCATCCGTGATCTCCAACACCGCGTTCACCAGCAGCAAGTCGGCGAGAGTATGGGGCAAATCCTTGAGGCATGCATCGACGCCATAGAG GAGATGCAGCAGGCAGACGGTGAGGCGGAGACTGGCCGCGCTTCGGGGTCTGCTCGATATGGGCGAGGCGGTTCAGGCAGCGAggacaaaaaggagaagcggaagaagaaggagaagaagaagaagagacgccgagagcaGGCCGAAAACCCACCTGACGACGGCAAACGAGGGGAGGATCGCCTTCCGTCGCAAGACGCATCCGCCGTTGCTTCCCAGATCGACTCC GATTTTGCGTTGTGTCTTTTGCAGGTGGGCGGAGCGAACGCGGACGGACAGGGAGAGACTCGGGGCTTACCGAGTGCAGCCGCAGCTGAACTGAGAGAAGAACCGAGCGATGAACAGCTCGTCACCTCGAGCGATGTCAGTGGCAACAGTTCGGTGGTCACGTCTCGTCCGTAG